The Streptomyces sp. NBC_00162 sequence CGGTCAGGACAACACGGTCCTCCTGTGGAACGTGACGGCCCGGACCAGGATCAGCACCCTCGCGGTCCCCGGCGAGGCCGTGCACACGGTGTCCTTCAGCCCCGACGGGAAGACCCTTGCCGCCTCCGCGGGGTGGGGTCCCGCCGCACGCCGGTGGGACATGAGATCCATGAAGAGCACCGACATCGCCGAGAACGGCGGCACCACGAAGTCGATCTCCTTCAGCCCCGACGGAAAGACCCTGGCCGTCTCCGAGCCCTACCGCACCGCCTCTCTCTGGGACGTGGCCTCCGGGACCCTGACCGGCACGCTCGCCACCGTCCACACCGACTTCGTCAACATGGTGGCCTTCAGCCCCGACGGCAGGACGCTCGCCACCGCGAGCGACGACAAGACCGTCCGCCTCTGGGACACCGCCACCCAGCGCAAGGCCGCCACCATCACCGGCCACGGGGACCAAGTGATCTCCCTGGCATTCAGCCCCGACGGAGCCCTGCTCGCCACCGGCAGCCGGGACAAGACCGTACGGCTGTGGGCCCTGACCTGACCATCCCCGCCGCACCGGTCCGTTGGCTCTCCCGTGGCCGAAGATCGCCGCCTGCCGCTATGCCAATGGCCCAGTTCTCCGAGGCGGTGTTGAGCCAGTGGGCTCCCAGGTGGTTATCTGTGGCGTATCCATGTACTTACGGCGCCGCGCAGCGCCGGACGGCAACGAGGCCGGATCCGGAGCGCGGCGCCTTCGCCGTGCCCGTCCACCGCCCACCACCCCCGGGCGGCCGCGGGCCGGCGCGCACCACAGCAAGGGGGGCGGCGCACCGCCGTGAAGAGGATGTTCGTGGCTCCGGATCCGGGGCGTATGAGACTGCGGAACTCGGCCCGCGCGGTGATAGGCGTCGGCGCCGCCGTGGCCCTCGCGGAGCTGTGCGGTCTCTCCCTGACCGCCTCCATCACCGGGGGACTGGCCGCCCTGCTCGCCCTGTTCACCGTGGTCGACTCGAGCGTGCGGGCCCAGCGCGCCACCACCGCCCTGCTGCCCCTGGCCGGGTTCCCCGTCCTCGCGCTGGCCACCACCCTGCACGGGGTACCCCTGGCCCGGGACGCCGCCTTCCTCGCCGTCGTGTTCGCCGGGGTCTACGCCCGCCGCTGGGGCCCGCGCGGCCACGCCCTCGGCATCTTCGGCTTCATGATGTTCTTCGTCACCCAGTTCCTGCACGCCGTCCCCGGACAGCTGCCCGAGCTGTACGCCGCCGTCGGGCTGGCTCTCCTCGCCGCCGGTGCCGTGCGCTTCGCGCTGTGGCCCATCGAGCGGCGCACCCCGCCCGCCGCCGCCCCGCCCGGGCTGCCGGGCGCCGGCCTCGCCCGGCCCACCACCCGTCAGGCCTTCCAGGCCACCGCCGCCTGCGCCTTCGCCCTCGCCATCGGCCAGGCGCTCTCCGAGGACCGCTGGTACTGGGCCGTGGGCACCGCCTGGTGGATCTTCGTCAACACGGCCTCCCGCGGCGAGACCCTCGTACGGGGCTTCCGCCGCGTCCTCGGCACCGTCCTGGGCATCGCCGCCGGGCTGCTGATCGCCGTACCGCTGCACGGCGCGCCCGCTCCGACCGCCGCGCTCGTCGCCGTGTGCGTCTTCGGGATCTTCTACACCGCGGCCCCCTCGTACTCCTGGATGATGTTCTTCGTCACCGTCATGGCCGGGCTGCTCTACGGGCTCCTCGGCGTGCTGCACCCCGGACTGCTGCTCCTGCGCTTCCAGGAGACCGCGATCGGCGCGTTCGGCGCGGCACTCGCCGTCGTGATCATCCTCCCGGTGACCACCCACGGCGCCAACGACGCCTGGATCCAGCGCGCCCTGGAGTGCGTCCGCGCCTCCACCGCGGCCGCTCTGGACCGGCTCGCGGGGGACCCCGCCGCCGACCCCGCCCCCCACGCCGCCGAGCTGGAACTGCTGCTGGGCCGCGTACGGATGGCCCTCGCGCCCCTCGTCCACCCGCTGAGCCCGCTGCGCGCCCGCAAGGCCCGGGCCCGGCAGGTCCTGGCGCTGCTCGACGACTGCGCCCGGGAGGTCCGCGGGTTGGTCGCCGTCGCCGCCGACCCGCAGGCCTCGCACGACGCCCGGCTGGCCGCCGCCTGCTGGCGCGTGGAGGCCGCCGTGCAGGCGCTGACCGCCCGGGACAGCACCCCGGAGCTCACCGCCCCGCCGAAGCCCCGGCCCGTCGCGCCCGCGGAACCGGCCCTCGCCCACCTGCACGGCCTCGAGCACGCCCTCGTCGCGCTCGCCGTCCCGCTGCGGACCGATCCGCGGGCACCCCTGGTCATCAGCGCCTGAGCAGCCCCTCCCCGGCCGCCTCCAGCCCCGCCGGCAGCCGGCCGGCGGTGTGCACCACCCCCAGGGCCTGCGTGGCCCGGGTCAGCGCCACGTACAGGTCGCTCGGCTGGAGGTCGGCCGGCTCCACCACGATCACCGTGTCGAACTCCAGCCCCTTGGCCTGGCGCGGGTCGAGGAGGACGACCTCCCGGGTCAGATCCGGTTCCGCCCCGGCCCGTACCCCCGGCAGCTCCCCGGCCAGCGAAGCGTGCAGCTCCCGCGGCGCGATCACCGCGAGCCGCCCCTCGGCCGGCATCTCCCGCCGCACCGCGTGGGCGACGGCCCCCGCCAGGTCACCCGTCGCCCGCGCCCACGGGCGCACCCCGGTGGCCCGCACCGAGCTCGGCGGGGCGAAACCGGGGTCGCGGGCCCGCAGTACGGACGCCGCCACCTCCATGATCTCGGCGGGCGTACGGTAGTTGACCCCCAGCCGGACCAGCTCCCAGCGCCCGCCCACGTACGGGCGCAGGATCCGCTCCCACGATCCGCAGCCCGCCTCCTCGGCGGTCTGGGCCGGATCGCCGACCAGCGTCATGGACCGGGTCGGGCAGCGCCGCATCAGCAGCCGCCACGCCATCTCCGACAGCTCCTGCGCCTCGTCCACGATGACGTGCCCGAAGGCCCAGGTGCGGTCGGCGGCGGCCCGCTCGGCCGCGCTGCGGTGGTCGGCCTCCTCATGGCGCTCGGCCATCCGCTCGGCGTCGATGATGTCGTGCGCCGCGAGGTACTCGTTCTCCTCGTCCTCGAACTCATAGGACCGGGACCCCTCCGACAGGTCCAGCACGCCCTGCGCGTACGCGATGCGCCGCTGCCGCTCGCGCTCCTCGGCGGCGCGCCGCGCGCTGTCGTCCTCCCCGAGCAGTTCCGCCGCCTCGTCCAGCAGCGGCACGTCGGCCGGGGTCCAGTCCGGCCGCGCCGACGGCTCGCGCCGGATCAGCCCGGCCTCGTGCGCCGGCAGGTGCGTGGGCTCCGTCAGGAAGTCGGCGACGAGCCGCTCGGGGGTGAGGGAGGGCCACAGCGAGTCGATCGCCGCGTGCACGGCCGGACTCATCGCGATCTCCTTCCCGAGCTGGGCGACGTCGTCCGAGCCGAGCAGGTTGGGGCCGCCGTACGGATCGGCCCCCAGCCGGTCGGCGAGCTGCGCCGTGAGCGCGTCGATGATCCGGAAGGCGAAGGAGGGCCGCGCCTGGTTGTGCGGCAGCCCGGTGGCCCGGGCCCGGTCCCGCGCCTCGTACGCCATCGTGCGGTCCAGCAGCAGCGTCCCGTAGTCGTCGTGGTCGATCTCCAGCGCGGGCTCGGGGACCGTGTCGTACTCCTCGCCGGTGCCCGTCGGCACCGTCTCGGGCAGGCACTGCCGGTCTTCGACGATCCGCGCCAGGACCTCGGCCATCGAGGCCCGGCCCTTCACCGCGGCCGCGCCGGGCCGGTCGGTGCCCGTCGCGTGGACACCGGGGAAGAGCTCGCCCGGCGTCGCGAGCAGGACGCCCGTCTCGCCGAGCGCCGGCAGCACCCCGCCGATGTAGCCGAGGAAGGCCGGGCCCGGCCCGACGATCAGCACCCCGCGCTTGGCGAGCAGTTCGCGGTGCGCGTACAGCAGGTACGCGGCACGGTGCAGGGCGACCGCCGTCTTCCCGGTGCCGGGACCGCCCTCGACGACCAGCACCCCGCGGTGCGTGGAGCGGATGACCCGGTCCTGCTCGGCCTGGATGGTGCGCACGATGTCGTGCATCCGGCCGGTCCGGGCGGCGTCCAGCGCGGCGAGCAGCACGGCGTCCGCGTCGGCGCCCTCGTACCCGGTGCGCTCCGCGTCGGTCAGGTCGAGGATCTCGTCGTGCAGGGCGGTGACGGCCCGCCCGCGGCTGCTGATGTGCCGGCGGCGGCGCAGGCCCATCGGGGTGTGGCCGGTGGCGAGGTAGAACGGGCGGGCCACCTCCGCGCGCCAGTCCAGGACCAGCGGCGTGCGCTCCGCGTCGTCCGCGCGGATTCCGAGCCTGCCGATGTGGTGGTCACGGCCGTCGGAGAACTCCAGACGGCCGAAACACAGGCCGTTCTCTCCGGCATTCAGCGCGGAAAGCAGGCCGGACTGCTCGGCGACCAGGACATCGCGCTCCAGACGTGCCTGAGCACCGTTCCCGACCTCGCGCAATGCCCCCTCGACAGCGTGTTCGGCCTGGTCACGCAGGTGGTCGAGGCGCACATAGAGGTCGGTGACGAATTGCTGCTCTTTCCGGAATTCCTCGGTTGACAATTGCACTCCTGCCGCGATACAGTGTCCTCGAAAGCTTCCTCATGTCTTCGTTTTCCGGCGAAGTCATGAACCATTGAATATACGCTCTCTCCTCCCTCGGCAGCCAATTCCGCCGGGGGATTTTTTGCGTACCGTGGATCCCATGACCACCGCACACGGCTCCGCCGACGGCATCGTCTACCGCCTCGCCCGACCCGAGGACGCGGGCGCCATCGAGGCCCTCGACGGTTCTTTCACCACCGACACCGTCTTCGAGGTGGCCGCCTCCGACACCGGCTTCGGCGCCGGCTTCGGCTTCCTGCTCCGCGAGGTGCCCGCGGACCCGCCCCTGTACAAGGAGTTCCCGCCCGAGGAGCACGACGAGCAGGGAACCGGCGGCGGCGCGGGCACCGGCGGGGACGCGCGGACCTACGTGGCCCTCGACGGCGGCCGGGTGTGCGGCTTCGCCGCTGTGGGCTACGCCGCGTGGAACCGGCGGCTGACCGTCGAGGACATCGAGGTCTCGCCCGGCCACCGGGGCCGCGGCATCGGCCGCGCGCTGATGGAGTGCGCGGCGGACTTCGCCCGTGAACGGGGCGCGGAACACCTCTGGCTGGAGGTGAGCTCCGTCAATGCCCCTGCCGTGCACGCCTATCGGCGCATGGGCTTCACCCTCTGCGGTCTCGACACCACTCTGTACGGCGGTACGCCCGCCACGGGGGAACAGGCGCTCTTCATGAGCCGGCCCTGCCGCTGACCCCCGCCGGCGCGCGGCCGGGCGACCACCGATCCGGGGTCAACTCCCGAGCTGCGGCGGATCGTACGCTCCGCCGGGCCCTGACCGCAGGACGATCCGTGAAGATCACTCGGAGGAGTGTTCCGGGCTTGCGCTTGACCACGGCGCTGACCTGCGGCATGTACAACGGGTGATTGTTCATTGCACATTCATCCGGCATGTACAGGGTGGATCTGGTCGGACAGGGGGTAACCGCCCGGGATGGAAATACTTCAACAGCGCTCCACCACCGCTCAGGTGTGGGAAGCGGCCGAGGAGTTCATCCGACTCTTCCACAGAGAGGACCGCGATGCCGGTGATCCGCGTGACCGGCTCGCCGCCGTACGGGCCGAGCTCGCGGCGACCGGCACCTACCGGCACACCCCGGAGGAGCTGGTCCACGGGGCCCGGGTGGCCTGGCGCAACAGCAACCGCTGTATAGGCAGGCTCTACTGGAACTCCCTGCGGGTCCGTGACCGCCGGGAACTGACCGACGCCGACGGCATCGCCGCCGAATGCTTCGGGCACCTGCGCGAGGCGACCAACGGCGGCCGGGTCCGGCCCACGATCACCATCTTCGCCCCGGACGCCCCGGACCGCCCCGGCCCGCTGATCTGGAGCGAACAGCTCGTCCGGTACGCCGGCTACGGGGACCACCACTCCGTCACCGTCGGCGACGCCCGCAACGCCCCGCTGACCGAGGCCCTGCTCCGGCTCGGGTGGCCCGGCGGCGCCGGCACCCCGTTCGACCTCCTGCCGCTCGTGGTCCAGGGCGTCGACGACAAACCCCGCTGGTTCGACACCCCCGAGGACGCCGTCCTGGAGGTCCCGATCGGGCACCCCGACGACGAGGGCTGGGCGGACTGGGGGCTGCGCTGGCACGCCGTGCCCGCCATCTCCAACATGTGCCTGGAGATCGGCGGCATCCACTATCCGGCCGCCCCGTTCAACGGCTGGTACATGGGCACCGAGATAGGAGCCCGCAACCTCGCCGACACCGACCGGTACAACCTGCTGCCCGCCGTGGCCCGCCGCCTCGGCCTGGACACCTCCAGCGACCGCTCGCTGTGGAAGGACCGCGCGCTCGTCGAGCTCAACCGGGCGGTCCTGCACTCCTTCGACCGCGCCGGGGTCACCATCGCCGACCACCACACCGAGTCCCGGCACTTCCTGTCGCACATGGAACGGGAGGAGCGCAAGGGCCGGGACGTGGGCGCGGACTGGTCCTGGATCGTGCCGCCGATCTCCGGCTCGGCGACCCCGGTCTTCCACCGCACGTACGAGGACCGGCCGAGCAGCACCTCGTACGTCCACCACCAGGGCGCCCAGGAACGGGCCCAGGGACGGGATTTGGTATAGACCTTCTGTTACCGTCGGCTCCGGACGGATCCGGAACGGCGGAGAGGGGCATCCCGTGGGCGGCGCGCACAGCATGGACCAAGGCGGCGGACACCGGGCCTACATCGGCTCGTTCACCTCGGGGGGCGGCCGCGGTGTCACCACCGCGGCCGTGGATCCGGCCACCGGAGCCCTGACCCCGCTCACGGCCACCGGCGCCGCCGTCGCGGACCCCTCGTACCTCGTCCTCGCCCGGGACACGGGAGTGCTCTACGCGGTGAGCGAGACCGGGCAGGGGGCGGTGGCCGCCTTCACCCCCACCGCCGAAGGCCTCGCCCCGCTCGGCGCACCCGTTTCCGTCGGGGGCTCCGGACCCACCCATCTCAGCCTGGCCGGGGGCCGGCTGCTCACCGCCAACTACACCTCGGGGGGCGTCAGCAGCCTTCCGCTCGCCGCGGACGGCAGCCCGGGCGGCCCCGCCGCCGTCCTCGCGCACGAGGGATCCGGCATCGACACCGACCGGCAGGAGCGGCCGCACGCCCACCAGGTGCTGTCCGACCCGAGCGGCCGCTGGGTGCTCAGCGTGGACCTCGGCACCGACTCGGTACGGGTCTGCGCGCTCGACCCGGCCACCGGGGAGCTGCGGCTGCACACCGAGACCTTCCTGCGGGCCGGGACCGGACCGCGCCACCTCGCCTTCCACCCGGACGGCGCGGTCGCCTACGTGCTGCACGAGCTGGAGCCGCAGCTGACCGTCTGCCGCTGGAACGCGGCCTCCGGGCAACTGGAACCGGTCGCCGAGGTTCCGGTCGCCTCCGCGGGCCCCTCAGGGGCCGTACGGGCCTACCCCTCGGCGGTCGTCGCCTCGCCCGACGGGCGCTTCGTCTGGACCGCGATCCGCGGCACCGACACCATCGCCACCTTCTCCCTCACCGGAGGCGCCGAGAAGCCGGAGCTCACCGGCGTCGTGGGCTGCGGCGGCAGCTGGCCGCGCGATCTCGCCGCCGACCCCGCGGGGCATCGCCTGTACGCGGCCAACGAGCACTCGGGCGACGTCACGTGGTTCGACGTCGACCCCCTGACCGGGCACCCGCGCCGGGCCGGTTCGGTGGCCGTGCCCGCCGCCACCTGCGTGGTCTTCGGCTGACACGCCGAACGCGAGGGCCCCCGCCGTCCGGCGGGGGCCCTCGCGTTCTTTGCGGAGCGGCTCAGTGCGCAGAGGCGCCCTGGGTGATCCCGAGAGCCGCGGAGTACTGGGCGACGGCGAGCTTGCCGAGCGCCCCGTAGGCGCCGAGCACCTCGGAGGCGGCGCAGTCGGCTTCCTTGCAGGCGGTGTCCAGCAGCCCGTCGGCGGCCTCCGGGCCGATCAGGTACGGGGCGAGCGCGAGCTGCGTGGAGCCCTCGCGGCGCAGCTGCTCGGCGACGGCGGCCACCGAGCCCTCCTCGTCGAGCGCGGCCGCCTTGACCGGCACGGCGAGCCGGGCGGCGAGCAGCATCCCGGTGATCCCGGCGGCCTGTACGGCCTCCTCGCCGCCGGTGGTGGCCAGGACGATGCCGTCGGCGGCGGTGGTCACGGTGAACAGCCGGGCGCGGTCTGCGCGGGCCAGGCCCGCCTCGGACAGGCGCACGTGCAGGCCCTCGGCGAGCAGCGGGTGCGGGCCGAGTACGTCGGCCAGCTCGGCCGCGGCCGAGGAGTCCATCAGCGCCTGGCGGACCCGGCGGAGCAGATCGCCGTCCGGACCGGCCAGCAGCGGGACGACCACGGCGTCCGGGCCGGTCGGCGCGGGCACCTCGTGGCCGGCCGCGCGGGCGAACTCCGCACGCGCGGCACGCTCGCTCGCGACGGCGGTCAGCACGCCGGACAGGGACGGGAACTCGGAGGCGTCGTCACCCTCGAGGAAGCCGATGCGGGCATCGAGGCCCGGCAGCTCGGAACGGCCGATGCTGATGATCTCTTCCGCCAGCCCGCGCGAGGCGGCCGAAGGGGCACCGGGCACGGCGAGCACCAGCGCGGGCGCGCCCTCGGGCGCCACCGCGGGCTCGGGCCGGCGGTGCCGTCCGGTCTGGCGGGGTCGCGGCATTCGTACGGGCAGGCCATTTGCGGGCCCAGTGGGGGAGCTCATGGCGCCGCATGCTACTGGCTTATCGGAACCAGGTGTTCGGGCAGGGCCTTCTCCGGTGGCATCTGTCCGTATTTATCCGGTGAATGGCAGGCAGGTTCAACTGACGGACGGCAAGCGCCAGTCCACAGGCTGTGAACCTTGGTCCACCAGCAGCTGGTTCGTCCTGCTGAACGGCCTGGACCCGAAGAACCCGTAGTCGGCGGACTTGGGGGAGGGGTGGGAAGATTCCACCACCGGCAGCTCTCCGAGCAGCGGCCGCAGGTTGCGGGCCGCCCGGCCCCAGAGGATGGACACCAGCGGCTTGCCGCGCGCCGCGAGCGCCCGGATGGCCTGGTCGGTGACGGCCTCCCAGCCCTTTCCCTGGTGGGCGTTGGACCTGCGGGGCGCGGTGGTCAGCGAGCGGTTGAGCAGCAGCACGCCCTGCCGGGTCCACGACGTGAGGTCGCCGTTGGCGGGCCGGCCGGTACCGAGGTCCCGGTGCAGTTCCAGGAAGATGTTGTCGAGGCTGGGCGGCACCGGCCGCACCTCGGGCGCCACCGAGAAGGACAGGCCCACCGCGTGCCCCGGGGTGGGGTACGGGTCCTGTCCCACGATCAGGACCTTGACCTCGTCGAAGGGCTGCTGGAAGGCCCGCAGGACATTGGCCCCGGCGGGGACGTAGGTTCTGCCCGCCGCGATCTCGGCGCGCAGGAAGTCGCCCATCGCGGCGATCTGCCCCGCAACCGGCTCCAGAGCCCGGGCCCAGCCCGGCTCGACGATCTCGTTCAACGGTCGTGCTGCCACGGTCGATCACTCTACTGGCCCAGCGTCGCCGCCCGCACACAGAGCACGTCGGGCAGGTGCTCGGCCAGCAGCTGCCAGGTCTCGCCGTCGTCGTGGCTGGCGTACAGCTCGCCGTTGCGGTTGCCGAAGTAGATCCCCGCCGGGTCGGCGTCGTCCGTGCACAGCGCGTCGCGCAGCACCGTGCCGTAGTGGTCGCCGGCCGGCAGGCCCTTCGAGAGCGGCTCCCAGCTGGCGCCCGCGTCCCGGGTGCGGAAGACCCGGCACCGGTGTCCGGCCGGGACCCGGTCGGAGTCGGCGTTGAGCGGGAAGACGTAGGCGGTGTCCGGCCGGTGCGGATGGGCGGCCACCGCGAAGCCGAAGTCGGAGGGCAGTCCGCCGCCGATGTCGGTCCACCGGGTCCCCGCGTCGTCGCTGCGGTAGACCCCCCAGTGGTTCTGCAGGTACAGCCGGTCCGTGTCCCCGGCGTCCTGGGCGATCTTGTGGACGCACTGGCCGAACTCGGGGTGGGGATCGGGCAGGAAGACCGCCGACACCCCGTCGTTGGACGGCTCCCAGCTGGCCCCGCCGTCCTTCGTCCGGAACACCCCGGCGGTGGAGACCGCCACCGTCACCGCGTCCGGGTCGCGCGGATCGGTGATCACCGTGTGCAGTCCCTCGCCGCCGCCGCCCGGCTGCCAGCTGCTCCGGCTCGGGTGCTCCCACAGCGGGCGGACCAGCTCGAAGGACTCGCCGCGGTCCGCCGAGCGGAACAGCGCGGCCGGCTCGGTGCCCGCGTAGACCACGTCCGGGGCCTCGGGCCCGGCGGGCTGGAGCTGCCAGACCCGCTCCAGCGAGGCGCCGGTGTCCTTGGGGAACTTCACCGCGGCCTCGGCGGGCTCCCGCCACGTCGCCCCGAGGTCGTCGGAGCTGAAGACGGACGGCCCCCAGTGCGAGCTGTCCCCGCCGACCAGCAGCCGGGGCGCCGGACCCCGCCGGTCGACGGCGACCGCGTACACGGCCTGGGCGTTGAAATGGGGCCCGTCGAACTCCCACGGCGCCCCGCCCCGGCGGCGGCCGATGAAGAGCCCCTTGCGGGTACCCACGAGCAGTAGTACGTCGGCCATGGCCGGCACCTCCGGACCTCGTCGTCCATCTGGCTTTCACAGCTTTCCGGCCAGTCTGCACCCGCCCACTGACAGCGGCTCGGCGGGCGGCGCGGTGCCCCGAGCTGCCGATTGATACCGATTGTTTACGATCGAGAAATGATTGCTGCTTGCCTGTAAGTGTTCGGAATGGGTTGACTTCAGGCCACCGCAGCCGCACGCGAGAGGACCTACGTGGCCACCGAGCACCTGTCCCCGCTCGACCTCGCCTTCTGGCGGATCGAATCCGCCGCCCACCCCATGCACCTCGGCGCCCTCGCCGTCTTCACGGCCGCGGGCCGCCGCGGGGCGCGCGCCGCCGAGCGCGCCGCCGAACTGCTCACCGCCCGCTGCGCCACCGTGCCGGGCCTGCGCCGCCGGATCCGGGACGTGCTGCTGCCGGTCGGCGCGGCCGCCTGGTCGCCCGACCCCCACTTCGACCCGGCGCGGCACGTGTTCCTCGTCCGCACGGACGAGCCCCTCGCGCACACCGCGGCGGGCCCGCTGATGGCGCGGCCCCTGGATCGGGACCTGCCGCCCTGGGAGGCGCACGTCCTGGCGGGGCCCGACCCGGACTCCTTCGCCGTGCTGTTCAAGTTCCACCACGCCCTCGCCGACGGCCTGGGCGCGCTCGCCCTGGCCGCGGCGCTGTTCGACGAGGGTTCGGACCTGCGGCCGCCCGCGCGGCCCGTCCCCGAGCGGGCCCCCGGCTCCGAGCAGCGGGCCGGCTCCGCCCTGCGGCGTCTGCCCGGAGTCCTCGCGGCCCGGGTCCAGGAGGTCGGCCAGGCCCTCGAGATCGGCGCCGCCGTGGCCCGCGCAGGACTGCCCCTCGGGGTCCCGGCGGCTCTCACCGCGGAAGCCTCCGGCACGGGATCGCGTACGGTCGCGGGCCTCGCGCTCGACCTGGACGAGGTCAACCTCGTCCGCAAGGCCGCCGGGGGCACTGTCAACGACGTGCTCATCTCCGTGGTGGCTGGCGCGCTGCGGCGCTGGCTGGAGGGCCGGGGCGACCCCGCGCCCAGCGGACCGGGCCCGCGTGCCCTGATTCCCGTGTCCCGCCGGGGCCGGCCCGGCGGCGGGGGCAACCGGCTCTCCGGATACCTGCTGCGGCTTCCGCTGGCCGAGCGCGACCCGCTGCTGCGCCTGGACCGCGTCCGGGCGGCGATGGACCGCAACAAGGACGCCGGACCCGCCCGCGGCGCGGGGGCCGTCGCCCTGCTGGCCGACCACGTCCACCCGCTCGGCCACCGGCTCGGCGGCCCGCTCGTGGCCCAGGCCGCCCGGCTGCTCTTCGACATCCTGGTCACCAGCGTCCCGCTGCCGGGCCTGACCTTCTCCCTCGGCGGGAGCCGGGTCCGCGAGGTCTACCCGCTCGCCCCGCTGGCCCACGGCCAGTCCCTGGCCGTGGCGGTCTCCACGTACAAGGGGACGGTTCACTACGGCCTCGTCGCCGACGCCGCGGCCGTCCCGGACCTGCCCGCCCTGGCGGAGGCGCTGCGCGCCGAGCTCGACGCGCTTGTACGAGAGGTCTCGTAGTACGAGAGATTTCGTAGTACGGTGAGTCTCGTACTTAGCCGCCGATCCCCGGTGCGCCCGGTGACGTCTGGAGAGCCCTGATGAGTGCTGCCCCCGCTGCCTTCGCTGCCCTGTTCGCGCCCTACACCCTGCGCTCGGTCACGATCCCGAACCGCGTGTGGATGGCCGCGATGTGCCAGTACAGCGCCGAGGCCTTCGGCCCGAACGCGGGCGTGGCGCACGACTGGCACTTCGCCCACTACGCCGCCCGCGCCGTCGGCGGCACCGGCCTGATCATCCAGGAGGCCACCGCCGTCTCCCCGGAGGGCCGGATCTCCCCCTACGACCTCGGCATCTGGAACGACACCCAGGTCGAGGCACTGCGCCGGATCACCTCCTTCCTCAAGGCGCAGGGCACCGTCCCCGGCATCCAGATCGCCCACGCCGGACGCAAGGCCTCCACCGACCGGACCTGGAAGGGCGGCGCCCCCGTCGGCCCCGAGGCGCACGGCTGGCAGCCGGTCGCGCCCAGCGCCGTGCCCTTCGCCGACGGCCACGCGGTCCCGCACGAGCTGACGGTCGATGAGATCCGGGAGATCACCGGGCAGTTCGCGGCCGCGGCCGAGCGCGCTCTCGCGGCGGGCTACGAGGTCGTGGAGGTCCACGGCGCCCACGGCTACCTGATCGGTGAGTTCCTCTCCCCGCACAGCAACAAGCGGACCGACGCGTACGGCGGCTCCTTCGGCAACCGCACCCGCTTCGCCCTCGAAGTCGTCGACGCCGTACGGGCGGTGTGGCCCGAGGAGCTCCCGCTGTTCTTCCGGATCTCCGCCACCGACTGGCTGGAGGCGGACGGCTGGACCGCCGACGAGACGGTCCGGCTGGCCGCACTGCTCCAGGAGCACGGGGTGGACCTCCTCGACGTCTCCACCGGCGGCCTCGCCCCCCGGGTGACGATCCCGGTCGGCCCCGGCTACCAGGTGCCCTTCGCGGCCCGGGTCAAGGCCGAGACCAGCCTCCCCGCGGCCGCCGTCGGTCTGATCACCGAACCGGAGCAGGCCGAGAAGATCCTGGCCAACGGCGAGGCCGACGCGGTCCTGCTGGGCCGGGAGCTGCTGCGCGACCCGTACTGGGCCCGCCGGGCGGCCGTCGAACTGGGCGCGGAGATCCGTACGCCCGCCCAGTACCACCGGTCCTGGTGACGCGGGAGGCGCACCCGGCCGAGCTCATACGATGACTCTCGTACGATGGGGGCCCGACCAAGCCGAGCGAGCGGAGCAGGGACATGACGGAACGTGACGCGGCCCGCGCCCTCGCCCACCCCGAGGCGGCCGGGATCCGGCTGGAGGGCGTGCTGCACGCGCTCTCCGACCCGGTCCGGCTCTCCATCGTCCGGGATCTGGCCGGCTCGGCCTCGGAGCTGGCCTGCTCGTACTTCGACCTGCCGGTCACCAAGTCCACGACCACCCACCACTTCCGCGTTCTGCGGGAGAGCGGTGTCGTACGCCAGACGTACCGCGGCACCACCAAGCTCAACGCCCTGCGCCGCGAGGAACTGGAGGAGCTCTTCCCCGGCCTCCTCGACAGCGTCCTCACGGCGGCCGCCGCCGAGGAAGCG is a genomic window containing:
- a CDS encoding GNAT family N-acetyltransferase, with amino-acid sequence MTTAHGSADGIVYRLARPEDAGAIEALDGSFTTDTVFEVAASDTGFGAGFGFLLREVPADPPLYKEFPPEEHDEQGTGGGAGTGGDARTYVALDGGRVCGFAAVGYAAWNRRLTVEDIEVSPGHRGRGIGRALMECAADFARERGAEHLWLEVSSVNAPAVHAYRRMGFTLCGLDTTLYGGTPATGEQALFMSRPCR
- a CDS encoding HelD family protein, which produces MSTEEFRKEQQFVTDLYVRLDHLRDQAEHAVEGALREVGNGAQARLERDVLVAEQSGLLSALNAGENGLCFGRLEFSDGRDHHIGRLGIRADDAERTPLVLDWRAEVARPFYLATGHTPMGLRRRRHISSRGRAVTALHDEILDLTDAERTGYEGADADAVLLAALDAARTGRMHDIVRTIQAEQDRVIRSTHRGVLVVEGGPGTGKTAVALHRAAYLLYAHRELLAKRGVLIVGPGPAFLGYIGGVLPALGETGVLLATPGELFPGVHATGTDRPGAAAVKGRASMAEVLARIVEDRQCLPETVPTGTGEEYDTVPEPALEIDHDDYGTLLLDRTMAYEARDRARATGLPHNQARPSFAFRIIDALTAQLADRLGADPYGGPNLLGSDDVAQLGKEIAMSPAVHAAIDSLWPSLTPERLVADFLTEPTHLPAHEAGLIRREPSARPDWTPADVPLLDEAAELLGEDDSARRAAEERERQRRIAYAQGVLDLSEGSRSYEFEDEENEYLAAHDIIDAERMAERHEEADHRSAAERAAADRTWAFGHVIVDEAQELSEMAWRLLMRRCPTRSMTLVGDPAQTAEEAGCGSWERILRPYVGGRWELVRLGVNYRTPAEIMEVAASVLRARDPGFAPPSSVRATGVRPWARATGDLAGAVAHAVRREMPAEGRLAVIAPRELHASLAGELPGVRAGAEPDLTREVVLLDPRQAKGLEFDTVIVVEPADLQPSDLYVALTRATQALGVVHTAGRLPAGLEAAGEGLLRR
- a CDS encoding nitric oxide synthase oxygenase, which encodes MEILQQRSTTAQVWEAAEEFIRLFHREDRDAGDPRDRLAAVRAELAATGTYRHTPEELVHGARVAWRNSNRCIGRLYWNSLRVRDRRELTDADGIAAECFGHLREATNGGRVRPTITIFAPDAPDRPGPLIWSEQLVRYAGYGDHHSVTVGDARNAPLTEALLRLGWPGGAGTPFDLLPLVVQGVDDKPRWFDTPEDAVLEVPIGHPDDEGWADWGLRWHAVPAISNMCLEIGGIHYPAAPFNGWYMGTEIGARNLADTDRYNLLPAVARRLGLDTSSDRSLWKDRALVELNRAVLHSFDRAGVTIADHHTESRHFLSHMEREERKGRDVGADWSWIVPPISGSATPVFHRTYEDRPSSTSYVHHQGAQERAQGRDLV
- a CDS encoding FUSC family protein; this translates as MFVAPDPGRMRLRNSARAVIGVGAAVALAELCGLSLTASITGGLAALLALFTVVDSSVRAQRATTALLPLAGFPVLALATTLHGVPLARDAAFLAVVFAGVYARRWGPRGHALGIFGFMMFFVTQFLHAVPGQLPELYAAVGLALLAAGAVRFALWPIERRTPPAAAPPGLPGAGLARPTTRQAFQATAACAFALAIGQALSEDRWYWAVGTAWWIFVNTASRGETLVRGFRRVLGTVLGIAAGLLIAVPLHGAPAPTAALVAVCVFGIFYTAAPSYSWMMFFVTVMAGLLYGLLGVLHPGLLLLRFQETAIGAFGAALAVVIILPVTTHGANDAWIQRALECVRASTAAALDRLAGDPAADPAPHAAELELLLGRVRMALAPLVHPLSPLRARKARARQVLALLDDCAREVRGLVAVAADPQASHDARLAAACWRVEAAVQALTARDSTPELTAPPKPRPVAPAEPALAHLHGLEHALVALAVPLRTDPRAPLVISA